The Shewanella halotolerans region CACTAGCGCAAATAGTAAAACGCATCAAGCAGTTAGCAACCAAGTAAGACAATTGCTCCAAAAACGGACACAAAAAAGCAGCCCTTAGGCTGCTTTTCTTAATTGAGGATTTAAGACTCAGTACAGAGCTTAGATCTGCTTCACCGCATCTGATAAAGCACAAATGACATTGCTATCCTTAAAGCTGAATAATGACAATTACCGTTAATTGTAGTCTTGTTGCGTCGACCACTTAGCGACAAATCGACCACCTGCTTCCGCTATTTTCTCTAGCCGATCACATGCACCTAATGCGACCCCTGAGCCAATCGCCTTTTGAGTAGACCTGACCACCTCGCCATTCCTGACAATGTCGACTTTTAGCGTCGCGGTAGAACTTGGCCTCAGGGAAAATAATACCCAGCGATGTGGCGTCACATCGATATAGGTAACACGGAGCATGTACTCATCGGGCATTTCACTATTTCTCGATTTATCTACAAGGATATTAGCTTGGTAGGTTTCTGCCGATGCCCGTATTGAATCAGATAATGTCTGAAGCATAAAACATTCGTTTGCTACCTTGTCGACGTCCAGGTTTCCGGCAAATTCAGGTGTTGCTAAGAATAAGGTTGGCCTGTTGATATTTGAGGAACCATTTACCTGAACTGGTGCACTCTCCTGCTTAGGAGTTGCGCCACATGAAGCGAGTACCAAAGACATTAAACCGATCAAAAGTGATTTAGCAATCATAATCAAGACTCATAATTTTTAAAAAAATCAAATCTGGAAGCATCAATGCTGTACAGCGACATCGGCCTCTTCAAGCTTATCCATGTAACCCAAATAAACATCTACCCCTTCGGCCCAATGAGGATTTGCCTTTTTAGTTTTAAGGAAATATTCCCTTGCCTTATCGTAACGAGACTTGTGGTAATAGCACAAAGCGATATACCAGTGAGCCTCAACATTGTTTGGGCGACGTTTTAACAATCGATGGCACTTTTTAAAAAGCTGTTCATACCTTGCTTGCTCGATCAGTAGATCAGCCCCTTCTAATTCTGGTGGACGGTCACTACCATCTCCTTTAAACCAAAGCATAAAACTGAAAAAGCATATCGTAAAATAACAAAGCGTCAGTAATCCGGCTATGAAGGTAAAACGATATGACAAACTGTTTATAGATTCTATCAATGGGGATAACTCAGAAACTTCCATGACTCTCACAACTTCCCTAACGTATAGCTAGCTTAGCTATATAAAAATTTGGTTAGATAAAACGCTAGGGAATCCCCAGATAATTCCCTTTTTATTCAATTCAGTAGACACGCATGGTGTTGATTGATCTAATTGATTTCGCCAAAAAACTACCAGATCCAACACCATGCGTGATGTCCATATCTTACACGATTTACTCAAAAAGCAATGCCCGCAAATACATCAAAAACGGCTTAATTCTCTGATGGTTGCTACAGAAGCGTTACTTGATGGCAATCAGTTGTCACTCACTCAGCTTGGTCGCAATATCTCTGGTGCGGTGGCGCCAAAGCACAACATCAAACGGATAGACAGGCTACTCGGCAACCCGCATCTACACTCTGATAAATTCGCTATTTATCAATGGCATGCCAAGTTACTCTGTGTTGCTAATCCCATGCCGGTAATCCTCATTGATTGGTCTGATGTCCGTGAACAATTGCGGATGATGACATTGCGAGCCTCTGTCAGTGTGCAAGGGCGCTCGGTTACCCTGTATGAGCGTACTTTCAAGCTTGCCGACTACAATGCTCCACGCAGTCATAACGCCTTCTTGGCGGAGTTGGCACAGGTGCTGCCGTCCCATGTGTGTCCACTGATTGTCACCGATGCGGGTTACCGCAATACCTGGTTTCGGGAGGTGGAACGATATGGTTGGTTTTGGCTTGGCCGTGTCCGTGGGGATGTCGGCTTTCTCCAGGCCAATCATGCCCAATGGCAGTCGAATAAGTCGCTTTATCCCTCCGCCACGGCGAAAGCCCGGCATATTGGTTACGTAAAACTGGGACGAAAATCGCCTATGCGCTGTCATTTACATCTGTACAAGGCTGCGCCGAAATATCGAGCCGACAAGCGGTCATCCAAAGCAGGACGCAATCATACGGCACAACAAAGTTACCGTCTTGGCAGTAAAGAGCCTTGGTTACTGGCAACCAACTTGCCTACGGAGGCGTTCTCGTCAACGCAGGTGGTCAAACTTTATGCCAGACGGATGCAGATAGAAGAAACCTTTCGCGACCTCAAAAGTCCCCAATACGGCATGGGACTCAGACAAAGCCGCAGTCGTTGTCCACGCCGTTATGATGTGTTGTTGCTGATAGCTTTGTTGGCAGAAATCCTGCTTTGGTGCATCGGTCTGGCAGCCAGGCATCTGGGATGGCAGCGGAGGTTTCAAGCCAATACGATACGTGACAGAAACGTGCTATCTGTGCTCCGGCTCGGCAAAGAAGTGAGACGACGTCCGGAATACTCAATCAAAGAATCGCATTTTCGCTGGGCTTGGGGTGAATTTCTTAAACTGGTTAACACCTCTGGGAGGCCCGAATTATGAGGGGATCCTCCAGGATAAAACGTTATCTAAATTCATTATTCTAGATTTTGTAATAAATCAGCAAACTTTAATAGCAATTTCTAAAAGAGCACTCTATCAAAAATGGGAATAACTCTGACAAAAATGAAGAATACAGAATATTCGACAATAGATTCACCATCTGCATCACGATATCAGTAATAAATATTCCAAATTCGCTATTATCATCCAAGGCAACTTCCACATCCTGAATGTATAAATTTGTCCAACTTGCTTTTCTTAAGCAGGCAATGGAGAACTTTTCGGAGAGTAAAGCGGACACAAAAAAGCAGCCCTTAGGCTGCTTTTCTTAATTGAGGATTTAAGACTCAGTACAGAGCTTAGATCTGCTTCATCTCTTCATAAGAGGTGTGACGTACGTCCTTACCCTTAACATAGTAGATGATGTATTCGCAGATGTTCTGGCATCTGTCGCCCACGCGCTCTACGGCGCGCGCCGCCCAGAGTACGTCGAGCACTTCTGGGATAGAGCGAGGATCTTCCATCATATAGGTCATCAGCTGGCGGATAATACCCTCGTATTCGCTATCTAGCTTGCTATCTTCCTTATGCAGCTCGATGGCCACGTCAGCGTCCATACGCGCCAGCGCGTCCAGGGTCGAATGCAGAGTACGGGTCGCATGACGGCCCATATGCTCTATGCTCACCAGCAGTGGTTGCTGGTTCTTGAGACGCTTATCCAGCGCAGCGGCGGCGATCTTCACACAGGCATCGCCGATACGTTCAAGGTCGGCAATCGTCTTAGAGATGGCGATGATCAGACGCAAGTCGCTAGCGGCAGGCTGACGCTTGGCAATGATACGGGTACACTCCTCATCGATAGAGACCTCCATACCATTGACGCTGTGGTCACCGTCAATCACCTTCTGCGCCAGATCGGCATCCAGGTTACCTAAGGCGTCCAGGGCCTGCTCCAGTTGACGCTCAACCAGGCCACCCATCGCCAATACGCGGTTACGAATATCGTCGAGCTCGGCATTAAACTGACCCGAGATATGTTTATTTAAGTTTATGTTTTCCATTGACATTCAACCTTATCAATTCTTGCCATTCAGTTGGCAGCGGCCCAATTAACCGTAACGACCCGTGATGTAATCTTCGGTCTTTTTCTTCTTCGGCGTGGTGAAGATGGTGTTAGTGTCGGCATATTCCACCAGCTCACCCATGTACATGAAGGCGGTCTGATCCGAGACACGCGCCGCCTGTTGCATGTTGTGGGTCACGATCACCACGGTATATTTAGCCTTCAGCTCAGTGATCAGCTCTTCGATGGTCAGGGTCGAGATAGGATCCAGTGCCGAGGTCGGCTCATCGAGCAGCAAGACTTCGGGTTCGATGGCGATGGCGCGGGCAATCACCAGACGCTGCTGCTGACCACCAGACAGACCGAAGGCGTTGTCATGCAGACGATCTTTCACCTCATCCCAAATCGCGGCGCCGCGCAGTGAACGCTCGGCGGCTTCATCCAGCTGACGACGGTTGTTGATGCCCTGCAGGCGCAGGCCGTAAACCACGTTCTCATAGATAGACTTAGGGAAAGGGTTTGGACGCTGGAACACCATGCCGACGTTGCGGCGCAAGGATGCCACATCTACCTTCTTGTCGTAGATGTTTTGGCCGTGCAGCAGGATCTCACCGTCGATATTACAGTTATCCACCAGATCGTTCATGCGGTTGATGCAGCGCAACAAGGTTGACTTACCACAACCACTGGGGCCGATGAAGGCGGTCACCTTCTTCTTAGGGATCTTCATCGACACGTCAAACAGGGCCTGCTTGTCGCCATATTTTAGATCTAAGTTACGGATCTCAAGTGCGGTCTGCTCGCTGCTTAAATTATTTAAGTCTAAAGTCTCTGTTTTCATTACCGACTGATCTATCGAAATCATATCTGTTCCTAATCACTTCAGGATAAAGGTTATTCGCGCCCCAGCCTAGCCCAGGCGCGATTAATTCGGGTTTTAGGTTAGTGTTCCAGCGAGCGATACTTCTCACGCAGGTGATTACGCACGGCGATGGCGGTCAGGTTAAGACTCACGATCACTGACACTAACAGGAAGGAGGTCGCGTAAACCAAGGGACGCGCCGCCTCAACGTTGGGGCTCTGGAAGCCCACATCATAAATATGGAAACCTAGGTGCATGAACTTACGCTCCAGGTGCACGAAGGGAAAGTTCATATCGATCGGCAGGGTCGGTGCCAGCTTCACTACACCCACCAGCATCAATGGCGCTACCTCACCGGCTGCGCGGGCAACCGCCAGAATAAGCCCTGTCATGATCGCCGGGCTCGCCATAGGGATGATGATGCGCCACAGGGTCTCTGCCTTGGTCGCGCCCAGTGCCAGGCTACCTTGACGGACAGAGCTAGGAATACGGCTCAGACCCTCTTCGGTCGAGACGATCACCACAGGCAGGGTCAGGATAGCCAGGGTCAGCGCCGACCAGATCACCCCGGGTGAACCAAATGTCGGTGCCGGCAATGCTTCTGGGTAGAAGAGTTGGTCGATTGAGCCACCCAGCATATAGACGAAGAAGCCAAGACCAAATACGCCGTACACGATCGATGGCACACCCGCCAGGTTAATCACTGCGATGCGGATCATCTTAGTAATTGGGCCTTTCTTCGCATATTCATGTAGATAAATAGCCGCAACCACGCCAAATGGGGTCACAATCACCGCCATCAGCAGCACCATGAAGACGGTACCGAAGATTGCCGGGAACACCCCCCCCTCAGTGTTGGCCTCACGGGGATCGGCGCTAACGAAGTTACCCACGCCGCTAAACCAGTGGCCAATCTTACCCATGATGCCAAGGTGGTTAGAGTAAGTAACACCTAAGATACTGTCGAGCTGTAACGTCACCTCTTCGCCGCGCATGTCACGAACGATCACCGCATCTCGGCCCGCCTCTGCACGCAGGTCGAAGAAGGCTTTTTCGAGTACCTTGTAATCGGCCTGCAGCTTGTCACGCTCCGCCGCTAGCTCTGCCTTACGGCTGTCGGTCAGGGCGTTGTCCAGTTCAAAACGACGCTCTTTCAGACGTAGATTTTCAAGTGCATAGTTAACCGCGCCAATCTCACGCTTTTGCAGCGTGGTGGCTTTGTCGCTCAGGGCGACCGCGCGCTCGATATGCTCTTCAAACGAGGCTTCCACATCGTCTAGCGCCAGACGCTTACCATCTTCTATGATGGCGATGGGATAACCGAAGAAATCACCGTTCTTAGTACGCTCGAGTTTTGCCACATCCGTTGGTGTGGTGCGCGACAGAATATCTGTCCCCAGCACCCAACGAAAATCCAGGCCAACAAACTCACGGTTACCCGTCTTGATCAGGTAGCGGGTTACCAGCTCACCTGGGTCTTCGCTAAACTTGTGTCCGGCAGAGATCAGGCGCTCGGTTGGCACCTCTTCCTTATCGTAGATCTCACCGATAATGGTTGAGCGCTTGCCATGCTGATCCACCACTTCCCACTGGTAGATATCTGCCGGCCAGAAGTAGCTCAATCCTCGCCAGGCGATCAACAGCAACAAGCCCAACACGGCGATCAAACTGATACTCACGGCGCCACCTGTCATCCAGATCCAGGGGGAACCCGACTTAAACCACTTACCCATTACATTGGCCTCTTAACGTCACAGGCGAAAAATTAAAAATCGATAACATGCCAGCCTCCCTTAGAGTGAACTGTAGCGTTCACGCAGACGCTGTCTCACCACCTCGGCGATGGTGTTAAACAGGAAGGTGAAGATAAACAGTACGAAGGCCGCCAGGAACAGCACGCGGTAGTGCGAGCTGCCGATAGCCGATTCAGGCATCTCCACGGCGATGTTGGCCGCCAAGGTACGCATCCCCTCGAACACGCTCCACTCCATGATGGCGGTGTTACCCGTGGCCATCAGCACGATCATGGTCTCACCCACGGCGCGGCCGAGGCCCATCATGACGGCCGAGAAGATCCCCGGGCTCGCGGTAAGTAGCACCACACGGGTCAGGGTCTGCCAGTTAGTTGCGCCCAGCGCCAGGCTGCCGTTAGACAGGTGACGCGGTACAGAGAACACGGCGTCTTCGGCGATAGAGAAGATGGTTGGGATAACCGCAAAGCCCATGGCGATGCCCACTACCAGCGCGTTACGTTGGTCGAAGGTGATCCCCAGCTCATTGGTGATAAACAGACGGGTATCGCCGCCGAAGAAGGCCACTTCGATACTCGGACTGATATAGAAGGCAAACCAGCCCACGAAACAGATAACAGGTATCAGCATCAGCTCTTGGTATGTCTCAGGCAGACGCTGCTTCCAGCGACCCGGCAACTTGTACCAGCCCAGTGCCGTTAACAAAATACTGATAGGCAATAGCACCAGCAACATGATGATCCCCGGCAGGTGATCCTCGATAAGCGGTGCCAGCCAGAGACCGGCCAGGAAGCCGAGAATAACCGTCGGCAAGGCTTCCATGATCTCGATGGTCGGCTTCACCACGGCGCGCACTTTTGGCGACATGAAATAGGCGGTATAGACGGCGCCGGCAATCGCCAGCGGCGTCGCAAATAGCATGGCGTACAGCGCAGCCTTCATGGTGCCAAAGGCCAGCGGCATCAGGCTGAGCTTGGCTTCGAAGTCATCCGAACCTGAGGTCGACTGCCACACATATTGCGGCTCGGGGTAACCTTCATACCACACCTTGCTCCACATGGCGCTCCAAGACACCTCTGGGTGGCTGTTTTCCACCGCAAACAGATGCAGCTTGTTGCCTGCCTCGACCACCAGGGCGTTGGCGCGTGGGCTGAAGCCCATCTGGGTGGCGTGGGCTAGATCGAAAGTCTCGGTGAAGAGTTTGCGCTGACTCGTGGTATAAAGCAGGTCTAACTCGCCAGATTCGCTCACGGTGGCGAAGCTCTTAC contains the following coding sequences:
- the phoU gene encoding phosphate signaling complex protein PhoU, which gives rise to MENINLNKHISGQFNAELDDIRNRVLAMGGLVERQLEQALDALGNLDADLAQKVIDGDHSVNGMEVSIDEECTRIIAKRQPAASDLRLIIAISKTIADLERIGDACVKIAAAALDKRLKNQQPLLVSIEHMGRHATRTLHSTLDALARMDADVAIELHKEDSKLDSEYEGIIRQLMTYMMEDPRSIPEVLDVLWAARAVERVGDRCQNICEYIIYYVKGKDVRHTSYEEMKQI
- the pstB gene encoding phosphate ABC transporter ATP-binding protein PstB produces the protein MISIDQSVMKTETLDLNNLSSEQTALEIRNLDLKYGDKQALFDVSMKIPKKKVTAFIGPSGCGKSTLLRCINRMNDLVDNCNIDGEILLHGQNIYDKKVDVASLRRNVGMVFQRPNPFPKSIYENVVYGLRLQGINNRRQLDEAAERSLRGAAIWDEVKDRLHDNAFGLSGGQQQRLVIARAIAIEPEVLLLDEPTSALDPISTLTIEELITELKAKYTVVIVTHNMQQAARVSDQTAFMYMGELVEYADTNTIFTTPKKKKTEDYITGRYG
- a CDS encoding IS4 family transposase, which produces MRDVHILHDLLKKQCPQIHQKRLNSLMVATEALLDGNQLSLTQLGRNISGAVAPKHNIKRIDRLLGNPHLHSDKFAIYQWHAKLLCVANPMPVILIDWSDVREQLRMMTLRASVSVQGRSVTLYERTFKLADYNAPRSHNAFLAELAQVLPSHVCPLIVTDAGYRNTWFREVERYGWFWLGRVRGDVGFLQANHAQWQSNKSLYPSATAKARHIGYVKLGRKSPMRCHLHLYKAAPKYRADKRSSKAGRNHTAQQSYRLGSKEPWLLATNLPTEAFSSTQVVKLYARRMQIEETFRDLKSPQYGMGLRQSRSRCPRRYDVLLLIALLAEILLWCIGLAARHLGWQRRFQANTIRDRNVLSVLRLGKEVRRRPEYSIKESHFRWAWGEFLKLVNTSGRPEL
- the pstA gene encoding phosphate ABC transporter permease PstA — its product is MGKWFKSGSPWIWMTGGAVSISLIAVLGLLLLIAWRGLSYFWPADIYQWEVVDQHGKRSTIIGEIYDKEEVPTERLISAGHKFSEDPGELVTRYLIKTGNREFVGLDFRWVLGTDILSRTTPTDVAKLERTKNGDFFGYPIAIIEDGKRLALDDVEASFEEHIERAVALSDKATTLQKREIGAVNYALENLRLKERRFELDNALTDSRKAELAAERDKLQADYKVLEKAFFDLRAEAGRDAVIVRDMRGEEVTLQLDSILGVTYSNHLGIMGKIGHWFSGVGNFVSADPREANTEGGVFPAIFGTVFMVLLMAVIVTPFGVVAAIYLHEYAKKGPITKMIRIAVINLAGVPSIVYGVFGLGFFVYMLGGSIDQLFYPEALPAPTFGSPGVIWSALTLAILTLPVVIVSTEEGLSRIPSSVRQGSLALGATKAETLWRIIIPMASPAIMTGLILAVARAAGEVAPLMLVGVVKLAPTLPIDMNFPFVHLERKFMHLGFHIYDVGFQSPNVEAARPLVYATSFLLVSVIVSLNLTAIAVRNHLREKYRSLEH
- a CDS encoding tetratricopeptide repeat protein; this translates as MEVSELSPLIESINSLSYRFTFIAGLLTLCYFTICFFSFMLWFKGDGSDRPPELEGADLLIEQARYEQLFKKCHRLLKRRPNNVEAHWYIALCYYHKSRYDKAREYFLKTKKANPHWAEGVDVYLGYMDKLEEADVAVQH
- a CDS encoding ABC transporter permease subunit — encoded protein: METQVIQPGSTATDLLMGKGSSKRAFKDKLTQIGVTLGGTMVFVALLLIFFYLLYVVKPIFDGADVTPVINVELQDAKSPALMVGSDEQNEILYRVSQDGGVSFYSALSASLVKQEQINVPQDAEIVSSVAGVPSEQRFAFGLSNGQVIIAGVNFAVTYPNNKRLITPSLRYPLGASPLQVSESGTPLYQLAFASASDKLSFAYHDANGRWFLTRHNGEENMMTEEVEWEATTSQIQEAPAQVDQQLMTPDQRQLLLRSGNRLYVYDIRYVDEVALSQVIELERAKTKVTDVALLAGASSLLVSYDNGQIFQYFQVNGDKGRQYQEIREFKNKAGVKRIAGEFYRKSFATVSESGELDLLYTTSQRKLFTETFDLAHATQMGFSPRANALVVEAGNKLHLFAVENSHPEVSWSAMWSKVWYEGYPEPQYVWQSTSGSDDFEAKLSLMPLAFGTMKAALYAMLFATPLAIAGAVYTAYFMSPKVRAVVKPTIEIMEALPTVILGFLAGLWLAPLIEDHLPGIIMLLVLLPISILLTALGWYKLPGRWKQRLPETYQELMLIPVICFVGWFAFYISPSIEVAFFGGDTRLFITNELGITFDQRNALVVGIAMGFAVIPTIFSIAEDAVFSVPRHLSNGSLALGATNWQTLTRVVLLTASPGIFSAVMMGLGRAVGETMIVLMATGNTAIMEWSVFEGMRTLAANIAVEMPESAIGSSHYRVLFLAAFVLFIFTFLFNTIAEVVRQRLRERYSSL